TCAGTACCTCATCGCCAAAAGACTGGCCGCAGTGCGTCAAAATATTGCGGTGGTGGGAGATGACGCCCAAAGTATCTATGCTTTTCGTGGAGCAGACATACAAAACATCCTCAACTTTGAGCGGGACTACCCGGACCTTAAAGTCATTAAGCTGGAGCAAAACTACCGCTCCACGAAGACCATTGTCAATGCAGCAAATTCGGTCATCAATAAAAACACTGCCCAGCTGCAAAAGAATGTGTGGACGGACAACGACGAAGGTGACCTGATCGAACTGATCAAAGCCACGTCCGACAATGAAGAGGGTAAGCTCATCGCGTCAGCCATTTTTGAAACCAAAATGCAAACCCAGTCGAGCAACGCCGAGTTTGCCATTTTGTACCGAACCAACAGCCAGTCCAGGGCCATGGAGGAAGCCCTCCGCAGAAACAACCTCAAGTACAGGGTAGTCGGCGGGCTGTCATTTTACCAAAGAAAAGAAATCAAGGACCTGATCGCCTACCTGCGGTTTATCGTGAACCCCAATGACGAGCAGGCCGTGCGGCGAAGCATCAACCTACCCAAAAGAGGGATAGGGCCAGGCACCATCGAAAAGCTGGTGGTAGTGGCCTCAGAGGAAAACCAGCCCCTCTGGAATGTCATGGAAAATGCCAAGAGCTATCTGGGCGGACGCGGTGGCAATCAGGTAGATGAGTACGTCACATTGATCAAGAGTTTCAGACTCACTGCGGAGAAAAAAGACGCCTACGACACAGCGGCTCTGGTAGCCAAAAACTCAGGTTTACTAAAGGAACTCTATGCGGACAAGACCATAGAGGGGATGAGCCGATACGAAAACGTACAGGAATTGCTCAACGCCATCAAGGAATTTACGGACGACAAAGAGCGCGAAGACAAAAGTCTGAGTGCTTTCCTGCAGGAGGTCACCCTGCTCACAGACGAGGACCGAAGTGACTCTAATGAAGAAGCTGTCACCCTCATGACCATTCACATGGCCAAAGGGCTGGAGTTTAATCACGTGTATATCGTGGGTATGGAAGAAGACCTCTTCCCCTCACAGATGATGCTGAGCAGCCGCGCCGACCTGGAGGAGGAACGCCGATTGTTTTATGTGGCCATCACCAGAGCCAAAAAGAAGCTCACCCTGAGTTACGCCCTCAACAGATATCGCTTTGGGAGGCTGAAAAATTGTGAGCCAAGTAGATTTCTGGAGGAAATAGACCCCCGGTTCATCAAAGTCAACAAGAAATTTGGAAGCAGGGCTGCACTGTCCAGCGCGGAGAGCTATGTCACCAAAAACTTTGTGAATAACCTGAAAAAGGACCAGAACAACCGAAAGTTTGCCTCGGCTCCTAAACACAAGCCCAGTCCGGATTTTCAGCCCAGCGACACGAGTGGCCTGCACGAAGGGATGCGAGTGGAGCACGCCAAATTTGGCTTTGGCAAAGTGACCGTCATAGATGCTGAGGGGGCCAATAAAAAAGCAAAAGTGGAATTTGATACCGCGGGAGAGAAGACATTATTATTGAGTTTTGCAAAATTGAGAATCATTGAAGATTAATTATCACAAGAAACGTTTTAAGGCCGTAACCAATAGTGAACACGGCGAAGTAGACCCACAAACCATCTTTCATTACTCACAGGAAGGTGACGTACTATGGGCAGTCTATCAGGGCAGCAGCATCAAACTGGGCACCATCACGGGCCTGGTGAAAACGGACGGCTCGCTGGAGTTTGCCTATCAGCATGTGAATACTGAGGGTGATATTCGCAGTGGGAAGTGTATCTCCTGGCCTGAAATACTGGAAGATGGCCGCATCCAGCTTCATGAAGCCTGGCAGTGGAATGATGGCGGAGAAAAGGGCGAATCAGTGATAGAAGAGATTGCCTAAGTATCTCCGGCCTGAAAACTAAAAAAGGACACGGATCACTCCGTGCCCTTCACACAAAACAGCTTTTGTTATTCTACTACTCAGCTATTAATACTCTGATACCGTAGCTCTGAGGGTCGTTCGGGGGATCCGCATTCCAGTCGTTAAAAGAATGCGACCCATCGGTCTCATAATTCAAGCGGTATTCACCTTTTGGAAGCCTGAGATTCTCCACGACCATTCGGTTCTTGCGGGCACCCCCTGCGTGATCCGTGTCGTAGTAGTCCATTTCCCAAACCACCTCGCCGGTGTTCATGTTTTTGATCCAGCCGTAGTCGTACATCCGGTTGTCGGAGCCTTCGCCTATGGCCATTATGGTTACCTTGGTATCTTTATCCAGGACAAAAATCTTTTTCAGATAGGCATTATCACTGGGCATTAAGAGCTCAGCAATCAGGTTCTTGGTCACAAAGTCCTCTACCTCAAAAGTCGTTACCAGCCCTACTTCGTTATCATTAGTGGCCCAGAGGGTCATTCCCCACCGATCTTCTTCATGCGGGCTGGCTGCATTCCATGAGTTGTATGCATGAGATCCGTCCGTGGTGTAATAGGCGATGTAGTCACCCTTATCAAGCGTCAGCACATCCTCAAACCTTCGGTTTTTGCTGGCGCCTCCGGCATGCTCCGTTTTATATCCACGCATTTTCCATACGGTCTTTCGGGTATTGGCATCCACAATCCACCCATAGTCAGCCATGTCATCATAGCTGGAACTCTCACCCAGGCAAAGCACCCGCACATCCATGTCTTTGCTAAGGGAAAAGCCTTTAGAGACCAGGGCATGATTGCGCACCTTCACCAACTCCGCTACGGGTTGCATAGATTTAGGAGCCTTAAACGTGGCAAAGTTTTTACGATCAGCTTCTGTGGCCGGAAAAAGCGCCACTCCCCAAAACTGAGGATCGTCTGGCGGCAGAGCATTCCATTTCTCAAAAGAGTGAGAATCATCCGTGCGGTAGCTCACGATATAGCTCCCTGCTGGCAAGGTGATCTGCTCATCTACCCTGAGGTTTTTATCTGCTCCACCTGCAAAGTCTGTGTTTTTATAATTCATCTCGAAGACCCGCTCTCTGGAGGCTGCGTTGTAGATCCATACATAGTCAAAGATCTCGTCCTTGCGGCCCTCGCCTAAAGCATAAATACGAATATCTGTAGAAGCTGTGAGTGTAAAACCTTGCTCAAAGCGCTCTTTGTTTTCAGCTTTCAAAAAATAAACCGGAGCTTTTTTCACCTTCGCATCAAAGAGTGCATCCACACTCACTGATGATACCCCGGAACCACTTACAGAGATCATCAAATCGTCCTGCAGGCTTCTTCTGAACTTCTCCTTATCTCTGGAGTCAAAAATTTCATCCACCAGGGCATCAAAACTATCGATGGTCCAGTCGCTCATGGTGAAGTTGTTGCCCCACCCACGAGTATCATACGCTCCCGTAAAATAGAGCTCGTAGTTACCCGGCTTCAATGGCAACTCCACTGAGAAGTCATACACCCCATCACTCTTGCGAAACTCATGGTCCTTCATCTCGTCAAACAAATGCCAAACCACCTCGCGGGTGTCAGCGTCCAAAATCCAGCCATAGTACAAGAGCAACCTATAATCATCTCTGAATACGCCACCAGAACCACTAATTTTCACAGTTGCATTCTTAGATAGGTTAAATGCTTTGATCTCAAGATTTTCAGGATTTACATCGTCGATGGTCA
The sequence above is drawn from the Marinoscillum sp. 108 genome and encodes:
- a CDS encoding ATP-dependent helicase; the encoded protein is MASEVQADYLNELNPPQREGVVNTEGPTMLIAGAGSGKTRVLTYRIAHLIQHHHVEPFSIMALTFTNKAAKEMRERIEKIVGNEARNLYMGTFHSVFARILRSEASRLGFPSNFTIYDTDDSKTLIRQIVKQMKLDDKLYKANVVLNRISAAKNRLVSWQDYLNNPIYAQDDADNMRPEMGKLYQTYVMRCFSADAMDFDDLLFNTNVLFQEHPDVLNKYQQRFKYLLIDEFQDTNISQYLIAKRLAAVRQNIAVVGDDAQSIYAFRGADIQNILNFERDYPDLKVIKLEQNYRSTKTIVNAANSVINKNTAQLQKNVWTDNDEGDLIELIKATSDNEEGKLIASAIFETKMQTQSSNAEFAILYRTNSQSRAMEEALRRNNLKYRVVGGLSFYQRKEIKDLIAYLRFIVNPNDEQAVRRSINLPKRGIGPGTIEKLVVVASEENQPLWNVMENAKSYLGGRGGNQVDEYVTLIKSFRLTAEKKDAYDTAALVAKNSGLLKELYADKTIEGMSRYENVQELLNAIKEFTDDKEREDKSLSAFLQEVTLLTDEDRSDSNEEAVTLMTIHMAKGLEFNHVYIVGMEEDLFPSQMMLSSRADLEEERRLFYVAITRAKKKLTLSYALNRYRFGRLKNCEPSRFLEEIDPRFIKVNKKFGSRAALSSAESYVTKNFVNNLKKDQNNRKFASAPKHKPSPDFQPSDTSGLHEGMRVEHAKFGFGKVTVIDAEGANKKAKVEFDTAGEKTLLLSFAKLRIIED
- a CDS encoding n-acetylglutamate synthase codes for the protein MKINYHKKRFKAVTNSEHGEVDPQTIFHYSQEGDVLWAVYQGSSIKLGTITGLVKTDGSLEFAYQHVNTEGDIRSGKCISWPEILEDGRIQLHEAWQWNDGGEKGESVIEEIA